The Bombyx mori chromosome 8, ASM3026992v2 genomic sequence atttcatttaaaaaattggtacccgctagctggattcgaacacagtTACATCGTTcgaaacgaatgcaccggacgtcttatcctttaggccacgacgacttcaaccgTCATATCCTGGACGTCTGTACTCCTACTCCTTGAGTTTCATCTGTTAATACCTATTACATTATCTTTACGTTCCATCTACGCCATCCCACAATTAGATATTTCAGTGTACTGCTTAttttgagtttcaataatacaaatctatatacctacatatatatatataaatctcgtgtcacaatgtttgtcctcaatggactcctaaaccacttaaccgattataataaaattcgcacaccatgtgcagttcgatccaacttgaggataggatggtttttatttcgatgaatggtcgcaatatttattaattaacaataaaatgatttcttatgttgatttttgttattaattgtaagtttcataagtctaaaacagatggcgccttaaatcagtttttacagacaattgttatactgtgactttaatatctcatagatggcgctgtgctaaaaataccaacgtttcacataagctacaatttaatggcataagcaccacgtgtttctgaggctaaagtataagtgaaatttatttcgtagtaaacgcaatacagtgaaatccaattgttcttacgttgtcaatttttggtattagcataggcgGCCGcgagttatttagaaacaaaaacctaagccacagccacagcaacgtgtggccgggtccgctagtacctatatataaaaatgaattgctgttcgttagtctcgctaaaactcgagtacggctggaccgatttggctaattttgatcttgatttatttgtggaagtccagagaaggtttaaaaggtagataaatatgaaaatgctcggaattaaataaaaataacaatttggtttttccattgatgtgtcccccatcggacggattccttttgtttgttttaggtttattttatacaaaactttaggttttttaattatcgattgaggcactacgaagtctgccgagtcagctagtaataaaataaaaagtcataTCCATATTTACACTGACTTGTAAGCTCAAACATTTCTCTAATCTCGACACACGACCCGTCCCCACACGTATGTACAGTGCACTCAGTCGAACAAACACAAAatcttataaatttatattaatcaaacatacatacgtaagCCAGTAGTCAAAACCAAACATCACTAATTATAAATCAAGTATTACATAGCTCTATGAAAACAAAACTTGAAGATGAACGCAAGCAAATACATGTCCGAGTCTTTTTATTtgtcctacctatactgatagccttgagaggcttatatcagcgtcaccggagctaggtgagctcacggggctctaacctggcggagttgctagcactgaccctaacaagagcagtgcttcgcagaatctaccaccggatcggaaacgcgacccactgagaatatcaagtgttagtttactcgctgagcccttcgtcgcaagcgacgggttcgacgaggacgatgaccggtgcttgaggtacctaaaagaaccgttattggatcgggaagatccgaaatgacggCCCGAGACAATTGGACCTCATCATACTGGTAGGGTGGGTTGTGACCTGCACTGGTGCTATCAACTTGCTGCAAAGCAGTAATACATTACGGTCTGAAGGATGAAGTGAccgttatacaatacatttGAGACACGCACTTGCccgtgatgtccatgggcttcagtaaccactaaaaCCAGATAGACGGAGAGCTTGTTCAACAATCCTAAaagtaacaaaagaaaaatgtcgcaagttgtattttattttgtgtgtgTTGTCTGTAAAATTTAACTTCTTATCAGGTAGGCTTTGAAGTAGTTAGCAAGACAGCATTATCCGTTAAAAAAATACTCGAGTCACTATTTAGATTGTTGAAAAACAAAAGATGTTTTTGTATTTCGAATTTCTCAttgtaaagtttaattacctGCTGGTTCTGAGAAGGGCTTTTGTGGCCACGAAATAGACGGGTAGGATTTAATCGCTACCTGCTTATGTTGTTTAATGTTGTAGAATATTGAAAGAGCCTTCTCCGAGTCACCAAAAATATTTggaatatctacatatataaaaatgaattgctattcgacagtctcgctaaaactcgagaacggctggaccgatttggcttattttggtcttaaattatttgtggagatccagagaaggtttaaaaagtagataaatatgaaaatgctcggaattaaataaaaataactgttAACGAACGAAGCGGTGCCCCCCCTCTACGTGCTGCGGGACGCGCGCGCGCCGCCGCCAGCCCATTCCGCCACCGACCGGCCGTGCGATCGCGCGCGCCCGCTGcacacaatttttgttggcgCGTCTATTACAAAGGAGCCTCCGTGATTCAAGAAAACACGCGCGGCCATCACAAGTTGCTGCCGCGTGTTACATCAAGAAGCCTCGTTAACAAGATTCGAGCCGGATACAACTTTAAACATCGTTTCAAGACAAAACGGAACAAAGGAGTATATCGACATTGGCGAGGTCATTCGAGAAACATCGAGACACGGATTGCTTCGCGGCGCGTCGGCGTGAATCATACAAATTCAAGACAAGACTACAACAAATCAAGAAATATTGCTGTGTTGTGCCAGTTTTTACGAATACAGTGcaaatcattttgattttataaattccAGCGATCCGACGCCAGACCACGCCGCGCGGCCGCGTGGCTAGCTGCAGTCGCGCCTGTCCTTTCTGCTTCGCATTGCTTCTGTCGCAACTTCTCTGCTTTAAGTATTGTTTTGTATTCTTCCCTTTTTTCTCTCACGCTAATTATTGCTAATTATTAATTGCTTTCAgttgaaaaatttgaaattgatttcGGTTGGTGTCATTTGCTTATTTATTTGCACGATGgatattaaatcattaaagaaaactAGATCTAGCCATAAGGCGAAGCTTAccatatttaaaacatatatagATTCACTTTTGCCTAGTAAAAGGGTCAATGAGGTACAAGCTTTTGAATTAAAGGCTCGCTTAGATAAAATTCTAGATTTATACAATGAGTTCGATTCAGTTCAGACTGATTTAGAAAGTCTTGTGGAAATTTCAGATGATGAACACAAGGAAAGAGAGATTTTCGAGAACAGCTACTTCGGCTGCGTGGCTTTTGCACAGAAGATGCTCAGCGCTGCCTCTGCGGATCAGGATGCCGGGTCGGTGACGGGTTCTAATATTAACACTGGACCGTCTGGTAGGCCAAACTTTAAATTACCTACTATAAATTTGCCGATCTTTTCTGGACGCTATCAGGAATGGCTAGAATATCACGACACTTACAAATCCCTTATACACGACAACACAACCATTCCCAAAATTCATAAGTTTCACTACTTACGAAATACATTAAAAGAGAGCGcttcatatattattaaatcCCTAGAGTTCTCCGCTGAAAATTATGACATCGCATGGGATCTGTTGTGCGATCGATATAATAACGATCGAATTTTGGTCAATAATCACATACAAGCAATATTTAACATACCACCAATAGTTCAAGAATCTTCCAAGGCTTTAAGAAGTACAATAGATTCAGTTAATCGAAATTTAAGAGCTTTAAAAACACTGAATCTACCTACAGAGCACTGGGACATTATCATAATACACATGGTGTCTGGTAAGTTAGACCCAGGCACACTACGTGACTGGGAAGAGAAACGCAATAATTTAACGAGATTACCTACGTTACAAGATTTTCACACATTTCTAAAAAATCGTGCTGACTTACTAGAGACAGTGGAAGAATCATCAACATATACAAAACCGCAACAATCACAACGCAGACACAGCGATATTACTCACAACCGTCCAAAGACGTTTGTAGTTAACCAAACACAAAAACAAGCGCTGTTTAGATGTCCTGTGTGCAAGAATAATCATGCAATTTACCAATGTATGAAATTCAAATCAATGCCGATTGAGATGCGTCTTGACCGAGTTAAACAATTAAATCTATGCACAAACTGTTTGCGTGCAGGTCATGATGAACAGCGCTGTAGGCTCAGTTCCTGTAAGCTGTGCACACACCGCCACAACACTCTGTTACACAATAAAAACACTGTTCCGGAAGCTTCAACTTCATCAGCGGGCTGTGTAGTCTTGCCCACTGTGCAGGAACAGACTCAAAAGGAATCGAGTGGTGTCACACTCTCATCCACACATCACAGTCAGGTACTTCTATCCACTGCTATGGTCAATATACAAGGCTGTGATGGTCAAACACATAAAGTTCGTGTACTACTCGACAATGGAAGTACATCTAGTTTTGTCACAGAAACTTTACGAGCGAAATTAGGAATACGCAGTTATTCTACTTCACTACTAGTACAAGGGTTGAACAATCAGTcctcaaaaattacaaaaagatgTGACGTCACCATATCGTCACTCACAAACAGTGGTTATACAACTGACGTCAATTGTTTTGTTGTACCACATATCACTCAGTTGATACCTACTTCACAAATTAATTGCAATTTCTTTTCCATTCCCTCTCGCATCCACCTCGCGGATCCAACCTTCTCCACGCCGTCTGAGGTGCAGATGTTGCTGGGGGCGGACATCTTTTGGGATGTCCTTCAAAACAATCATATTGTCCTGGGAAAGAACAAGCCAACTCTGATTGAAACAACATTAGGGTGGCTTGTCACCGGCTCTATACAATCAAACACAAAATTTAACACCAACAATACAGTCCATTGCCATTTTCTAAACAACAATGAGCTTGATGAGAAGTTAGACAAATTTTTCGAACTAGAATCAGTTCCCTCTGCTCAACAAATCCATACTAAAGGTGAGAGTGAGTGTGaacaaatatttacacaaaCAACAAAGCGCCACCCAGATGGCAAATTTATTGTTACCATTCCATTAAAAGGATCACCTGAATCTTTAGGGGATTCCAAACAACAAGCTCTAATTAGGTTTCAATCTTTGGAACGTAAATTTAAACGCAACGCAGagttcaaaaaaaaatacacaaattttctTGAAGAATATTTGGCTTTAGGTCACATGtcagaaaatgaaacaatacaAAACGACTGCATTTCATACTTCATGCCTCATCATGGCGTTTTGCGGGAAAACAGCCTCACTACAAAATTACGTACAGTCTTTGATTGTTCAGCTGTAACAAGCACGGGTTTATCATTCAATGATATTCAACATATTGGGCCAACTGTACAAGATGATTTACTTAGCATATTGATTCGATTTAGACAGCATAAGTTTGTAGTAACGTCAGATATAGAAAAAATGTATAGACAAATTtatgttaacaataaacaaCGATGTTTGCAACAAATATTTTGGCGATCACACCCCAGCCAGccaattaaacaatataaattaaacac encodes the following:
- the LOC105842393 gene encoding uncharacterized protein LOC105842393 isoform X2, with protein sequence MDIKSLKKTRSSHKAKLTIFKTYIDSLLPSKRVNEVQAFELKARLDKILDLYNEFDSVQTDLESLVEISDDEHKEREIFENSYFGCVAFAQKMLSAASADQDAGSVTGSNINTGPSGRPNFKLPTINLPIFSGRYQEWLEYHDTYKSLIHDNTTIPKIHKFHYLRNTLKESASYIIKSLEFSAENYDIAWDLLCDRYNNDRILVNNHIQAIFNIPPIVQESSKALRSTIDSVNRNLRALKTLNLPTEHWDIIIIHMVSGKLDPGTLRDWEEKRNNLTRLPTLQDFHTFLKNRADLLETVEESSTYTKPQQSQRRHSDITHNRPKTFVVNQTQKQALFRCPVCKNNHAIYQCMKFKSMPIEMRLDRVKQLNLCTNCLRAGHDEQRCRLSSCKLCTHRHNTLLHNKNTVPEASTSSAGCVVLPTVQEQTQKESSGVTLSSTHHSQNCRSETNGAQIEDNHSQERWFSLKMIGCPPIDGCWDVSPQFTQALTASTGWQT
- the LOC105842393 gene encoding uncharacterized protein LOC105842393 isoform X1, which encodes MVNIQGCDGQTHKVRVLLDNGSTSSFVTETLRAKLGIRSYSTSLLVQGLNNQSSKITKRCDVTISSLTNSGYTTDVNCFVVPHITQLIPTSQINCNFFSIPSRIHLADPTFSTPSEVQMLLGADIFWDVLQNNHIVLGKNKPTLIETTLGWLVTGSIQSNTKFNTNNTVHCHFLNNNELDEKLDKFFELESVPSAQQIHTKGESECEQIFTQTTKRHPDGKFIVTIPLKGSPESLGDSKQQALIRFQSLERKFKRNAEFKKKYTNFLEEYLALGHMSENETIQNDCISYFMPHHGVLRENSLTTKLRTVFDCSAVTSTGLSFNDIQHIGPTVQDDLLSILIRFRQHKFVVTSDIEKMYRQIYVNNKQRCLQQIFWRSHPSQPIKQYKLNTVTYGTASAPYLATRCLVQLGQECTNEDVREAILHDFYVDDYISGHDDEKTLIQICKGVIQTLEGARFHLRKWLSNQPSILDDIVSENNTDELLNLNKHDYTKTLGLLWACKKDTLLFAVNKISNQPNTNKRTILSTIAQVFDPLGLINPCMLQAKLILQTLWAKNITWDDQLPADVESQWHDFIKYLPEITKIEIPRRVLCNSYVKVELHAFSDASIKAYSACIYLRSVSETGNVQVHLILAKGRVAPLKQRLTMRRPSRYKVNKKGSKFITFKH